One Nematostella vectensis chromosome 10, jaNemVect1.1, whole genome shotgun sequence genomic window, AAAAACTGATTTCACCTGTCACTTGAAAGAAAGGAAATTAGACCTTGCTGATTATAATTTAAACGTTTAAGCTTTTTTTgatggaaaaaaaatggctTTCTCCAGCAAACACTTCTGGTTGGCCCGCTTTGGAATTCTTGGAACAAAGATTCCTTATCAGATGATCGTGAGATTTCCACTGCTACCGGTTTTACTCAGTTGATTCAGAAGCGCAATTTTTAGTCTCATGGGGTTCTATTTTGTGACATATTGAATTAGAGACAAACTACTGAAGCAGGTGAATTCCGATTTAGCCAGTAAATTATCGTTGAACCATCAATGACGTCAGAACAATCATACCAGAATCATATTATATCATGCTTTTCTTATGTCATCCCTGACGCTACATCTGTCGTCGCACATCGCACAAGTAGTGACCACAAAACAGCCCTTCCCAGGTACagtgtctttttttttgttaaagttTTATACGAGTGTTTAAtgacagattttttttatgaatatgCCAGTGCTTGTTAGTAGGGCTAGGATTAATTTAGAAACCATCACTTGTTATGTAACACGGGCCGGTATTCTCCCTTCAAACATATACCTTTTCTAGGAACAAACAGCCAAACACCTTAGAATATCAGAAAACAAATACCTAGATGCCAGAATTATGCCAACTAGTGACAACTTTCTAGCCacttattaataaaaaaactgaTAAACAAAAAGACTCGGTCTTCAAGTCGATTCAGAAGACtcttattttaataaaatggtTCTGAAAATTTCTTTTGAAATCAgccaaagaaaaaataaagaagacgatgacagtatattttatttgtatagAATATTAAGTATATATATTAAGTATATCAAGTATATATGTATAGTATATatgtttattgtatttttatgtATTCCTACTATACATTTATTGCCCATTTATTGTATTCTTGTTACGAAAGAAGAACAGGgaagcataaaaaaaacattaaaataaaaaatggcattaacaataaaacaaaatgcagggattagtttttttttaaatatccttttttgtttcagtttggTTCTCAGAGCCGGAGTACTTAATAATggaaaacacaacaaacaccaGCTGTCCCATGTTTGGAAAGTTTGCCGAAATGCTTCCTTTCCCCAAAACTGACATGCGCACTAAGAAGAACGTGGTTCTAGTACAAGCCATCCTGCACGGCGCCACCTGCCCCTTCACTATCACCCTAAATTTCCTGATCATCCTCGTTCTACTGAAGGTCCGCTCGCTTCGAAGCAATGCAAATATCTTGTGCGGGCTTCTAGCGTCGGTAGACCTTCTTGTTGGATTTATAATACAGCCCTCTTTGGTGGCAGAACACATCATGTACTATTCAACGGATCAATACACCTGTTTTGGTGCTACGTATCACTATTATACCCACCGTGTACTACTTTTCGTCTCTCAGATCCTGAGTTTAAGCTCTCTACACCACTTGACGTTGCTGAACATTGACCGCTACATAGGGATGAAAGAGACATTGCGTTACCCCGTGATTGTCACGCAACAGCGCGTGGTGTTTGGTGTGGTTTGCGCCTGGCTTCTAGCAACGCTCTTGTCTTTAAATGTGTTCTATTCAGCGCTTTTTCTCCCCATGAACATCTCCGTTCTTGTTTGCTTCTCTTTCTGCATCTATTGCAGCGTTGTTGTGACGCATGAGAGCAGAAGGCATCAGAGACAGATTGTTGCCCAACATCGCGCTGCAGGGCTACCTCTCAACGCTCTACAAAAACGACGAGCAAACTGGGTCTTCATCTTTTTAACCCTGGCACTTCTTCTGACGTATTTCATAGCAGGGCTGATGCGAGCTTTTAGAGACCGAGTTCCTAACATCCTCCAGGTGACGACCTCACTCTTTACATTGAATGCACTCCTAAACCAGTTATCTTCATTTTGCGATGCGAAGATTTCAGGATTGCACTCGAAATCGATCCAGGAAGGGTGCAACCGCATGGCCCAACATGAGCGCTATTATAACCATTCTTGTAATAATATTTTCATccaataaaatcaaaatctaTGCTTTGTCTCGCTATATATAGGTCGACAAGATTGCCAAAAGCCTGGACGCACCACTCAATAGGGATAAGTTATTATAGCTATATTTGGTATCGCACTTCCAGAGGCTATTTCAATTAGAGATTTGTAAGAAAATTCTGTCCACCTTAAGTAGCAGTCATTATCTAGCGAAGGGTAAAGCTACTatgtttgggggagggggggattgCGAATTTTAGAACACAGATTTTCAGGAGGGCCTCAAATCTTAAATCCAGGGAAGGGCCTTATTTTTAAAAGAGATATTCCGATCAATTTCCCAGCCTCCTAAATGTCTGGAATTTTCTCGGGAAAACCCCTGACCTCCTACAATATAAGTACAGCTTTTGTTCTATTAATTTACAAGATCACTGAATTTTAGAATACCTTTTCATTTCGCTGTTTCCAAACAATGACAATACAATTAGCCTACTAGCCATTGGGTTAATTTGGCTGTTTTCAGGGATAGGGATTCCTGTGGCAAGCAAGAAAGCGAtagaaggggaggggacgTCAAGGAAAGAAAGTACTCAGCCCCAGGCTCCGCGATTCGCACCGGAGACCCACCAGAACGAGGCAGAAATATACGTGGCGCGCTTGCGCAATTTATTCTTCATCCGGGTAACTTAAGAATAAAGCCTTTACTCGTGTAAAGggtaaagaaataaaacattcttttCAACGAAATTAAACCAAGGTCCGGTCTATAATTACAAATTTAGGTGAGTAAAAGGAAGGATTTACGTGCATTTTGTGTATTCTTGTATGTAATCTTTGGACGAAAAGCCAAATTTTGGAAGGAGACGATTGGAATTGTTGGAAACGGTGTGTTGTGTCATCCATGTTACGTGTCTAATAGATAGCAATGCTCTTTCTGTCGTCCTGATTACCCGAGTTTGTGTAATCTTATGCAGAAGGTAGTTTATTACGCTATTTTTATATCTGTTCAACGTTCTGACGTCTTGAAATCCACGTTATAGACTCACAGCGGTTTTGTTTGGCCGTCAAGAATGATATGCTAGAAAGTCGACGTCGTTGTATATTTGTCACGTCACCAAAAATGCAGTATATAATAACTCTTTTAACGACTAGGTTTATTAGTTATTTGTATCAGTATCTTCCTGATCACGACTATAAGCTGCTTCTTGAATACTTGAAATGGTTTGGTGGAAATCCACAGGCGATTTTAATGAAATGGAATATAAAGTGCAAGTAGACTTATTGCAAAACACCATGAAACTTTGGACCACAGTATGTTTTTGTCGTAAACGTTATCGGTTCAATAAATTCATGCACACCATTATATATATTCATTAATTAGGTTTTACTACAAGATGTTTCTGTGGGACTGGTTCACTGGTGCCCTGGGATATTTAGGTAAGATGCACTGTTTATATAGCTGAAGTCTGACTGTTTGCTTGTGAATAAacaatgaaatatatatactgttctgctctctctctctctttcttttatGTTGTCTTTATTTACAATAATCAGCCATTACATATAAAACATATGTTTTTATAACTAGTTTATTACTGATTACTTACTGGAACAAAACATAAAGTTAATAAAGAAACTTCTTTAGcttatcctttttttataagaaagatTTCAGCACAATTAAATCACTTTTTTACAGTTtgaatgttactttttttaagaggatacaatggaaaattgaaagattgaatttgaaaaaataattttgtataACAAAATCGATAATGCTGTCAGTGCATAAATGGATTTTCTGGGCAGACACCTCGTCACAAACATGCAAGTGCTAATTCTCATTTTGTAAAAGCAATGTAAAAGGTATTTCTATTCGATTTCTATTCACTTCCATGTTGTTATCATTTCTCCTACCATCTGTTTAATAATTTCGACTGGAACAGATGGCATTTTAATCACTAAGCATTTAACGGAAGGTTTATTTCAACTCTGTTAAAACTCTCCCTTTGTTTCCTCtcacaataaatatttattaaatatttttaattttgttgtgtttatagGATTATATCAGAAATCTGGCAAGTTAGTATTTCTTGGATTGGACAATGCTGGAAAGACAACTCTTCTACACATGCTTAAAGACGACAGAATGGCCCAACACGTGCCAACATTACATCCAAGTGAGTGCACCAAAATCATTTTTGTTAATTTGGTCATGAGAGCCAATTGATAGAGCTAAACTTTTCTTTCATTGTTCAGATATTGAGGATGTAAACGACTCTCCAACATAACATGCAACATAACATGAAAACATCACAACTTTGTTTTGACCAACATTAACC contains:
- the LOC5517718 gene encoding probable G-protein coupled receptor 21 — encoded protein: MSSLTLHLSSHIAQVVTTKQPFPVWFSEPEYLIMENTTNTSCPMFGKFAEMLPFPKTDMRTKKNVVLVQAILHGATCPFTITLNFLIILVLLKVRSLRSNANILCGLLASVDLLVGFIIQPSLVAEHIMYYSTDQYTCFGATYHYYTHRVLLFVSQILSLSSLHHLTLLNIDRYIGMKETLRYPVIVTQQRVVFGVVCAWLLATLLSLNVFYSALFLPMNISVLVCFSFCIYCSVVVTHESRRHQRQIVAQHRAAGLPLNALQKRRANWVFIFLTLALLLTYFIAGLMRAFRDRVPNILQVTTSLFTLNALLNQLSSFCDAKISGLHSKSIQEGCNRMAQHERYYNHSWIGIPVASKKAIEGEGTSRKESTQPQAPRFAPETHQNEAEIYVARLRNLFFIRVT